The following coding sequences lie in one Alloacidobacterium dinghuense genomic window:
- a CDS encoding FMN-binding negative transcriptional regulator: MYIPRHHEETRVPVLHQLMQRQPFASLITFGISGLYATHLPMVLDEQEGSLGVLRGHISRANIQWREYSPDVESLAIFSGPHHYISPSWYAEKQETGKVVPTWNYAVVHAYGYLKVIEDAAWLRAHVERLTNIHEATSPEPWKVTDAPAGYVASLVKGIVGLELPIERLEGKWKVSQNRSEADRRGVIAGLEELDTTNSMMMRQMVSDTL; the protein is encoded by the coding sequence ATGTATATTCCCCGGCATCATGAAGAGACACGTGTTCCCGTGCTGCATCAGCTGATGCAGCGGCAGCCGTTCGCTTCTCTGATTACATTCGGTATCTCCGGTCTTTATGCAACGCATCTTCCCATGGTCCTGGATGAGCAGGAAGGATCGCTGGGCGTGCTGCGCGGGCACATCTCGCGGGCCAACATACAGTGGCGGGAATACTCGCCGGATGTGGAGTCGCTGGCCATCTTCTCCGGGCCGCATCATTACATCTCTCCTTCGTGGTATGCGGAGAAGCAGGAGACGGGCAAGGTGGTTCCGACGTGGAACTATGCGGTGGTGCATGCCTATGGCTATCTGAAGGTGATTGAAGACGCCGCCTGGCTGCGAGCGCACGTGGAGCGGCTGACGAATATTCACGAAGCGACTTCGCCCGAGCCGTGGAAGGTGACGGACGCGCCGGCAGGCTATGTGGCGTCGCTGGTGAAAGGCATTGTCGGGCTGGAGCTTCCGATTGAGCGGCTGGAGGGTAAGTGGAAGGTCAGCCAGAATCGCTCGGAGGCTGACCGGCGGGGCGTGATTGCCGGGCTCGAGGAGCTTGACACGACCAACAGCATGATGATGCGGCAGATGGTATCGGATACGCTGTAG
- the nusB gene encoding transcription antitermination factor NusB, with protein sequence MSAPGKRRKSRELAMQMLFQLDMGKNTPDQVRNTFWKARDEDDADVRGFAEDIFRVAVAREPEVTELIVKHSAHWKLERMASVDRNVLRMAIAEMLGFPGTPAPIVINEALEIARRYSAPESINFLNGVLDAVAKARLNG encoded by the coding sequence GTGAGCGCTCCTGGTAAGCGCCGCAAGTCGCGCGAACTTGCCATGCAGATGCTCTTTCAGCTCGACATGGGCAAGAACACGCCCGATCAGGTTCGCAATACATTCTGGAAGGCTCGCGACGAGGATGATGCTGACGTTCGCGGCTTTGCTGAGGATATTTTCCGCGTTGCCGTTGCCCGTGAGCCTGAGGTGACCGAGCTGATCGTGAAGCATTCGGCGCATTGGAAGCTGGAGCGCATGGCCAGCGTCGACCGCAACGTTCTGCGCATGGCGATTGCCGAGATGCTTGGGTTTCCGGGGACGCCGGCGCCGATTGTGATTAACGAGGCGCTGGAGATTGCGCGGAGGTATTCGGCTCCGGAGTCGATTAACTTTCTCAATGGGGTTTTGGATGCTGTGGCCAAGGCCCGGCTGAACGGGTAG
- the mctP gene encoding monocarboxylate uptake permease MctP, giving the protein MARDMTSSLHAVATGIFCACFLLVTLAGFWAVRWKRSDLNSLEEWGLAGRRFGTLVTWFLIGGDFYTAYTVIAVPAALYGTGAPGFFAIPYCILLYPYMMLVLPRLWQVCHRHGYVTLADFVRGRFGSRSLSIAIALTGILATMPYIALQLVGMREVIAALGINGEWPLIAAFIILAAYTYSSGLRAPAVIAIVKDIMLYIMVLAAIIIIPMKLGGYAHVFSAASTALAQKKPPASVILQPSQYLSYATLAFGSALAIVLYPHTATGVLSSSSGTVIKRNAALLPAYNLLLALIALLGFVALAAGVHTANTSSAVPLLFVQEFPGWFAGFCLAAIGIGALVPAAIMSIASANLFTRNLYGELIHRSMTPKQEATQAKLVSLFIKVGALVFVLFVRAQYAIELQLLGGIWITQLFPSVVLGLFTRWLHGRALFWGWLAGMATGTGMAFARDLKSSIYPLHIGGHVWTVYAAVPALLANLLVSIIVTLLLDAIGSERGRDTTLETDYVTEAA; this is encoded by the coding sequence ATGGCACGCGACATGACATCCTCACTGCACGCAGTTGCCACTGGGATTTTTTGTGCCTGCTTCCTGCTGGTCACGCTGGCAGGCTTCTGGGCTGTGCGCTGGAAGCGGAGCGACCTGAACAGCCTGGAAGAATGGGGCCTAGCCGGACGTCGCTTCGGCACGCTCGTGACGTGGTTCCTGATTGGCGGCGACTTTTACACTGCTTACACCGTCATCGCCGTCCCTGCAGCGCTATACGGAACTGGCGCGCCGGGATTTTTTGCGATTCCCTACTGCATTCTGTTGTATCCATACATGATGCTTGTGCTGCCGCGGCTGTGGCAGGTTTGTCACCGTCACGGTTACGTAACGCTGGCTGACTTTGTACGCGGACGCTTTGGCAGCCGGTCACTTTCGATTGCCATTGCACTCACTGGAATTCTTGCAACCATGCCGTACATCGCCTTGCAACTGGTTGGGATGCGAGAAGTGATTGCCGCTCTCGGCATCAACGGCGAATGGCCGCTTATAGCTGCTTTCATCATTCTTGCCGCCTACACCTACTCAAGCGGTCTGCGCGCGCCTGCCGTCATCGCCATCGTGAAGGACATCATGCTGTACATCATGGTGCTGGCAGCGATCATTATTATCCCGATGAAACTGGGCGGATACGCGCATGTTTTCTCCGCAGCCAGCACGGCGCTCGCACAGAAAAAGCCTCCCGCTTCGGTCATTTTGCAGCCGTCTCAGTACCTGAGTTATGCGACTCTGGCCTTCGGTTCGGCCCTCGCCATCGTCCTCTATCCACATACGGCGACCGGCGTGCTCAGTTCATCCAGCGGGACCGTCATCAAGCGCAATGCGGCGCTGTTGCCTGCCTATAACCTGCTGCTGGCGCTCATCGCGCTGCTCGGCTTCGTCGCGCTTGCCGCGGGAGTTCACACGGCAAACACATCAAGCGCAGTACCTCTGCTCTTTGTGCAGGAGTTCCCCGGATGGTTCGCCGGATTCTGCCTGGCGGCAATAGGCATCGGTGCGCTTGTTCCTGCTGCGATCATGTCCATCGCGTCCGCGAACCTGTTCACGCGCAACCTCTATGGTGAACTGATCCACCGGTCGATGACTCCCAAGCAGGAGGCCACGCAGGCCAAACTCGTGTCTTTGTTTATTAAGGTGGGCGCTCTCGTCTTCGTACTTTTTGTTCGCGCGCAGTACGCGATCGAGTTGCAGTTGCTCGGCGGAATCTGGATTACACAGCTCTTTCCATCGGTTGTCTTAGGGCTCTTTACGCGCTGGCTGCACGGGCGCGCTCTCTTCTGGGGATGGTTGGCAGGTATGGCGACAGGAACTGGTATGGCGTTTGCCCGTGACCTGAAAAGTTCCATCTATCCTCTGCACATTGGCGGTCATGTGTGGACAGTGTACGCAGCTGTTCCTGCACTTCTGGCAAATCTGCTGGTCTCAATTATTGTCACTTTGCTTCTTGACGCAATTGGCAGCGAACGGGGACGCGACACGACGCTCGAAACCGACTATGTGACAGAGGCAGCGTAA
- the ribH gene encoding 6,7-dimethyl-8-ribityllumazine synthase, with product MIKGITSIRQTSTPAVFDTLESFFSALGFERGKDWDEEQSRGRAFLAPLGNLEFIDGTLPSNADVFVEVVSLDSVREVAEKWLTKNLGDAEASRRITATADTDWKSRMFTVEPVPGTAFSFWEWLDPLKGKPVALEGDLSAEGMRFAVIVARWNAVITDRLLQGALDCLYRSGAKRDDVQVLRVPGAWEIPSAARKVAKTGKVDAIVTLGVLLRGETAHYEAIYNEVSRGIGQSQQETGIPHAFGVLTCETLEQALDRAGLKAGNKGFEAASAAIEMVSLHRKVGATA from the coding sequence ATGATCAAAGGCATTACCTCAATCCGTCAGACCAGCACTCCGGCTGTGTTCGATACGCTTGAGAGCTTCTTCTCTGCACTGGGGTTTGAGCGTGGGAAGGACTGGGACGAGGAGCAGAGCCGTGGCCGCGCCTTTCTCGCGCCGCTGGGCAATCTGGAGTTCATTGACGGAACGCTGCCGTCGAATGCGGATGTCTTTGTCGAGGTCGTGAGCCTGGATTCCGTGCGGGAGGTTGCGGAGAAGTGGCTGACGAAGAACCTTGGCGATGCCGAGGCGTCGCGGCGCATTACAGCTACTGCGGATACGGATTGGAAGTCGCGGATGTTTACGGTTGAGCCGGTTCCCGGAACTGCGTTCTCGTTCTGGGAGTGGCTGGATCCGCTGAAGGGCAAGCCTGTTGCGCTGGAGGGTGATCTTTCGGCGGAAGGGATGCGGTTTGCTGTCATCGTGGCGCGTTGGAATGCGGTGATTACGGATCGGTTGTTGCAGGGCGCGCTCGATTGCCTGTATCGCAGCGGAGCAAAGCGTGACGACGTTCAGGTTCTGCGCGTTCCGGGAGCATGGGAGATTCCTTCGGCGGCGCGAAAGGTTGCGAAGACGGGAAAAGTTGACGCAATTGTGACATTAGGCGTGCTTTTACGCGGTGAAACTGCGCATTATGAGGCGATTTACAACGAGGTTTCGCGCGGAATCGGCCAGTCGCAGCAGGAGACAGGAATTCCGCATGCTTTCGGCGTGCTGACCTGCGAGACGCTGGAGCAGGCTCTGGATCGCGCCGGGCTGAAGGCAGGGAACAAGGGATTTGAGGCGGCATCGGCGGCGATCGAGATGGTGTCGCTGCATCGCAAAGTTGGAGCTACGGCGTGA
- a CDS encoding reverse transcriptase domain-containing protein has translation MNAQSALFRVSDKEFLRKAWREISKRNMQSRGLDNVTIRAFKSRLDENLSDISNELRTGKYEFKKLRAHAIKKSGSNKPRPLQIASVRDRVVMKAIALFLEPRFNQFNLDCSFAFIKGRGVTPAINRIHQLIDQGNKYYFEADIINFFGSVDREVLWQMFSKEVRQKSLLSLLRKCFDLELEDLQSHHTEFQELFFGANTGIPQGGVLSPMLANFYLYEFDRRMVQHSFNLVRYADDFVVMCKSLEDAHRAHGLCRDTLTTLNLKIHTLDEQGSKSKIGSFSKDGLLFLGIRFEGQEIYPASKAVTRFKGKVKEILKPDSGNSLFKTLQQLTNLINGWGKWYKHMRVANIYLDADKFIKEQVEAYLKASGILLIGKHKRRQLKLLGIPSLYNMIEHSKKP, from the coding sequence ATGAACGCACAATCAGCCCTCTTTAGAGTCTCTGACAAGGAATTTCTTCGCAAAGCTTGGAGAGAAATCTCCAAACGCAACATGCAGTCCAGAGGGCTAGACAATGTAACCATAAGAGCGTTCAAAAGCCGGCTCGACGAGAATCTGTCTGACATTAGCAATGAATTGCGCACAGGCAAGTATGAGTTCAAGAAGCTGAGAGCTCATGCCATTAAAAAGTCCGGATCTAACAAACCACGTCCACTTCAGATCGCCAGCGTGAGGGATCGCGTTGTGATGAAGGCGATCGCCTTATTCTTAGAACCAAGGTTCAATCAATTTAATCTGGACTGCAGTTTCGCCTTTATCAAAGGACGGGGCGTTACCCCGGCGATTAATCGAATACATCAACTTATCGATCAAGGTAATAAGTATTACTTCGAGGCTGACATAATCAATTTCTTTGGCTCGGTTGACCGCGAAGTATTGTGGCAAATGTTTTCTAAAGAAGTCCGCCAAAAAAGTCTCCTGAGCCTTCTTCGTAAATGTTTCGATTTGGAATTGGAAGATCTTCAAAGCCATCACACCGAATTCCAAGAACTGTTTTTTGGCGCCAATACGGGCATTCCTCAAGGTGGAGTGTTATCTCCAATGCTTGCTAATTTCTATTTGTATGAATTCGACCGAAGAATGGTTCAGCACAGCTTCAATCTAGTGAGGTATGCTGACGATTTCGTAGTAATGTGTAAGAGCCTAGAGGATGCTCATAGAGCACATGGGCTTTGCAGAGACACATTAACGACCCTTAACCTGAAAATTCATACTCTCGACGAACAGGGCTCTAAAAGCAAGATCGGAAGTTTTTCAAAAGACGGGCTGCTCTTTCTCGGTATTCGCTTCGAAGGTCAAGAAATCTACCCAGCAAGCAAAGCGGTGACGAGATTTAAGGGAAAAGTTAAGGAAATTCTAAAACCTGACAGCGGAAACAGTCTCTTCAAGACCTTACAGCAATTAACCAACTTAATTAATGGCTGGGGAAAGTGGTACAAACACATGCGCGTCGCGAATATATATCTAGACGCCGATAAGTTTATAAAAGAGCAGGTCGAAGCCTATTTGAAGGCTTCTGGCATCTTGCTAATTGGTAAGCATAAACGAAGGCAATTAAAGTTGCTCGGTATTCCCTCGCTCTACAACATGATCGAACACTCGAAAAAGCCCTGA
- a CDS encoding acyl-CoA dehydrogenase, with amino-acid sequence MSDTLTASTPLPLTQLNEDEQLFRSTVRDFAQQSIGPLVRQMDEEQHFAPGLLPQLFNLGLMGIETPIEYGGSGGTFFEAILAVEEISAVDASVGVLVDVQNTLCVNAFLRWGSEAQKKTCLSRLATDTVGAYALSEAASGSDAFALQARAELRGDHYILNGQKLWITNAKEAGVFIIFATLDPAAGYKGITAFIVEKDFPGFSVGKKEDKLGIRASSTCELILEDCRVPVSNVLGEPGKGYKIAIETLNEGRIGIGAQMLGLAQGAWNCAAEYAQERKQFGKPIAEFQAVQFSLAEMATEIEATRLLVYNAARLKDAKLSYIREAAMAKYFASQVAERVASQAVEIYGGYGFVKDYPVEKFYRDAKIGKIYEGTSNMQLATIGKLVLNSK; translated from the coding sequence ATGTCTGACACACTGACTGCATCCACCCCGCTGCCACTTACACAACTGAATGAGGATGAGCAGCTTTTCCGCTCTACCGTGCGGGATTTTGCGCAACAGAGCATCGGACCGCTGGTTCGTCAGATGGATGAAGAGCAGCATTTTGCCCCGGGACTGTTGCCGCAGCTCTTCAATCTTGGCCTGATGGGAATCGAGACTCCGATTGAATATGGCGGCAGTGGCGGAACGTTCTTTGAAGCTATTCTCGCCGTTGAAGAAATCTCTGCCGTCGATGCATCCGTTGGAGTGCTCGTCGATGTGCAGAATACACTCTGCGTCAATGCGTTCCTCCGTTGGGGTTCAGAAGCGCAGAAGAAAACCTGCCTGTCACGACTGGCCACCGACACCGTCGGCGCATACGCCCTTTCGGAAGCTGCTTCCGGTTCGGATGCCTTCGCCCTGCAGGCACGCGCGGAATTGCGTGGCGATCACTACATCTTGAACGGCCAGAAGCTCTGGATCACGAACGCGAAGGAAGCCGGCGTGTTTATCATCTTTGCCACGCTCGATCCTGCTGCCGGATACAAAGGCATCACTGCATTTATCGTTGAGAAGGATTTTCCCGGTTTTTCTGTTGGCAAGAAGGAAGACAAACTAGGTATCCGTGCTTCTTCGACATGCGAGCTGATCCTCGAAGACTGCCGCGTGCCTGTGTCGAATGTTCTGGGCGAGCCGGGCAAGGGCTACAAGATTGCCATCGAGACGCTGAATGAGGGCCGGATCGGCATTGGCGCGCAGATGCTAGGGCTCGCGCAGGGAGCATGGAACTGCGCAGCGGAATATGCGCAGGAGCGCAAGCAGTTCGGCAAGCCGATCGCGGAATTTCAAGCTGTTCAGTTCTCGCTTGCAGAAATGGCAACCGAGATCGAAGCCACGCGACTACTCGTCTATAACGCCGCCCGCTTGAAGGATGCGAAACTCAGCTATATCCGCGAAGCAGCGATGGCCAAGTATTTTGCCTCGCAGGTTGCTGAACGAGTCGCTAGCCAAGCGGTCGAAATCTACGGTGGCTATGGTTTCGTCAAGGATTATCCGGTTGAAAAGTTCTACCGCGACGCCAAGATAGGAAAGATCTATGAAGGCACGTCAAATATGCAGCTTGCAACCATTGGCAAGCTTGTGTTGAACAGCAAGTAG
- a CDS encoding enoyl-CoA hydratase-related protein, which translates to MSYENILVEIRDAVAVVTLNRPKVLNALNAATLKELGAAVEELVANSAVRALLLTGAGEKAFAAGADIQELARVSAIDGHALALCGQGLFDRIENCGKPVIACVNGFALGGGCELALACTFRIASETAKFGQPEVKLGIIPGYGGSQRLPRLVGKGAALKMILTGEMIPALEALRIGLVEEVVAPDQLVARGEHIARTIAAQAPLAVEKCLEAVHSGYDLPLRQALDLEASLFGLCCATEDKAEGTKAFLEKRAAVWKGQ; encoded by the coding sequence ATGAGCTACGAAAACATTCTTGTTGAGATTCGCGACGCTGTCGCTGTTGTTACGCTGAACCGTCCCAAAGTTTTGAATGCGCTGAATGCGGCTACGCTGAAAGAGTTGGGAGCGGCGGTGGAGGAGTTGGTTGCGAATTCTGCCGTGCGCGCTCTTTTGCTGACTGGAGCCGGGGAAAAGGCCTTTGCGGCCGGAGCTGACATTCAGGAGCTTGCGCGCGTTTCGGCGATAGATGGACATGCTCTGGCGCTCTGCGGGCAAGGCTTGTTTGATCGCATTGAGAACTGCGGAAAGCCGGTGATTGCCTGCGTGAATGGATTTGCGCTGGGCGGCGGGTGCGAGCTGGCGCTGGCCTGCACCTTCCGGATCGCGAGCGAGACGGCGAAATTCGGACAGCCTGAAGTCAAGCTGGGGATCATTCCCGGGTATGGCGGATCGCAGCGGCTGCCGCGGCTGGTAGGCAAGGGCGCCGCGTTGAAGATGATTCTTACGGGCGAGATGATTCCGGCTCTGGAGGCGCTGCGGATTGGGCTGGTTGAGGAGGTTGTCGCGCCCGATCAGCTAGTGGCGCGTGGCGAGCACATTGCGCGCACGATTGCGGCGCAGGCTCCGCTGGCGGTGGAGAAATGTCTTGAAGCCGTGCATAGCGGATACGATCTGCCGCTGCGGCAGGCGCTTGACCTGGAGGCATCACTCTTCGGGCTGTGCTGCGCGACCGAGGACAAAGCAGAGGGAACGAAGGCATTTCTGGAGAAGCGTGCGGCGGTGTGGAAGGGCCAATAA
- a CDS encoding MFS transporter, which produces MADIQTISPEVPVELHPRHRSLLPFLGLACGVGVSNIYYNQPLLLEMAHSLHIDHSKMGTVAVATQVGYSIGILAFVPLGDVIERRSLMVRLFAGVAISALLAALAPNLATLLAASIAIGLTAAVTHVVVPIAPDLADDEERGRAIGTVMTGLLLGVLLARSVSGWIASFFGWRSVFIFAALCNAVFVPLMLRKLSKLPPHSPLPYAQALRSLWTLTRTHPLLRESAIIGGLVFAAFSAFWTTLVFLLGSNHYHLGAGTAGSFGILGATGALIAPVAGRVADRRGSRAVVTLGLSLLAIGFCILWMLGYHILGLVLGVIVLDLGAQANQIANQTRIFGLEPGARGRINTIYMMIYFLGGSLGSLLSTMAWSRWGGVCALGLGLLGLAGLRHTTGALASRAVETA; this is translated from the coding sequence TTGGCAGACATTCAGACTATCTCCCCCGAAGTTCCAGTTGAGCTGCACCCCAGACATCGCAGTCTGCTGCCGTTTCTTGGCTTGGCGTGTGGTGTAGGTGTTTCGAATATTTATTACAACCAGCCGCTTCTACTCGAAATGGCTCACAGCCTGCACATCGACCACAGCAAGATGGGCACGGTTGCGGTGGCCACGCAGGTCGGCTATTCCATCGGTATTCTCGCCTTTGTTCCGCTCGGAGATGTAATCGAACGCCGCAGCCTCATGGTGCGGCTTTTCGCTGGAGTCGCGATTTCGGCTCTGCTTGCGGCCTTGGCGCCCAATCTTGCAACGTTGCTTGCCGCGAGCATCGCGATAGGTCTCACTGCGGCGGTAACCCACGTGGTTGTTCCAATCGCTCCGGATCTTGCCGACGACGAAGAACGCGGGCGGGCGATTGGCACAGTCATGACGGGGCTCCTCCTTGGCGTCCTGCTGGCGCGCTCCGTCTCGGGCTGGATCGCATCTTTCTTTGGATGGCGATCTGTTTTTATCTTCGCTGCGCTGTGCAATGCGGTCTTCGTTCCGTTGATGCTGCGCAAGCTGTCTAAACTGCCGCCTCATTCGCCCTTGCCTTACGCGCAAGCACTTCGTTCGCTCTGGACGCTGACACGCACGCATCCGCTATTGCGTGAATCTGCGATCATCGGCGGCCTGGTCTTCGCGGCCTTCAGCGCATTCTGGACAACGCTCGTCTTTCTGCTCGGATCAAACCACTACCACTTGGGGGCCGGCACGGCAGGTAGTTTCGGAATTCTAGGCGCAACAGGTGCACTCATTGCCCCTGTTGCCGGGCGCGTCGCCGACCGTCGTGGATCGAGAGCCGTGGTTACGCTTGGCCTCTCGTTGCTCGCAATTGGCTTCTGTATCCTTTGGATGCTGGGATATCACATCCTCGGGCTGGTTTTGGGCGTGATTGTGCTCGACCTCGGTGCACAGGCGAATCAGATCGCAAACCAGACGCGCATCTTCGGGCTTGAGCCTGGAGCACGCGGCCGCATCAACACCATCTACATGATGATTTACTTTCTCGGCGGCTCACTCGGTTCACTTCTTTCCACCATGGCCTGGTCTCGCTGGGGCGGAGTCTGCGCGCTGGGGTTGGGGTTGCTTGGGCTGGCGGGGCTGCGTCACACCACAGGAGCACTTGCCAGCCGGGCTGTTGAAACAGCTTAG
- a CDS encoding tetratricopeptide repeat protein: protein MNPYNRQDVLRILRIHPRQLRGWERSGLIAPTETYSFQDLVQLSKLRDLRAKRMSAAKISESVTAMRSVSGMSNPLVEAGTARRGSRLLFRHSGATMEPIARQFVFDFDAGAARNTTTFGSTVLDQVHREARANGLFLDAVRCEEAHKIAEATAIYGEILLLDPMHAPACINLGTIHYNQRQFLEAERLYRQATAVDPEYALAFFDLGNVLDELQHLPEAIEAYRSAIRLVPTYADAHYNLALAYERTGQRRKALRHWTAYLKLDNTGPWANHARGQQRKILDREKLTIVHRSSKPHARNIRRTAPALKLV from the coding sequence GTGAACCCGTATAACCGTCAGGACGTGCTGCGTATCCTGCGCATCCATCCCAGGCAGTTGCGCGGATGGGAGCGCAGTGGCCTCATCGCCCCTACTGAAACCTATTCCTTTCAGGATCTGGTCCAACTCAGCAAGCTGCGCGATCTCCGCGCCAAGCGGATGTCCGCCGCGAAAATCAGCGAGTCAGTGACCGCCATGCGCTCGGTCTCCGGCATGTCCAACCCACTGGTCGAGGCTGGAACAGCGCGCCGCGGTTCGCGTCTCCTCTTCCGTCATTCCGGCGCCACCATGGAACCCATCGCCCGCCAGTTCGTCTTCGATTTCGACGCGGGCGCCGCCCGCAACACGACGACCTTCGGCAGTACGGTGCTCGATCAAGTCCATCGCGAAGCCCGGGCCAACGGTCTGTTCCTCGACGCTGTCCGCTGCGAGGAAGCTCATAAGATCGCCGAAGCCACCGCGATCTACGGGGAAATCCTGCTGCTCGACCCAATGCATGCGCCAGCCTGCATCAACCTCGGCACCATTCACTACAATCAGCGGCAATTTCTAGAGGCCGAGCGCCTCTACCGTCAGGCCACCGCCGTCGACCCCGAATACGCGCTCGCATTCTTTGACCTTGGCAACGTGCTCGACGAGCTGCAGCATCTTCCAGAGGCCATCGAGGCTTATCGATCCGCCATCCGCCTCGTGCCTACTTACGCAGACGCGCATTACAACCTGGCCCTGGCCTACGAGCGCACCGGACAACGCCGCAAAGCCCTGCGCCACTGGACCGCCTATCTCAAGCTGGACAATACTGGCCCGTGGGCGAACCACGCGCGCGGCCAACAGCGCAAAATCCTGGACCGCGAAAAGCTGACCATCGTGCACCGCTCGTCAAAGCCGCACGCGCGCAATATCCGCCGCACCGCTCCCGCCCTCAAGCTCGTCTAG
- a CDS encoding outer membrane beta-barrel protein → MYRSCWKPSLMFAALLVASLFAQPASAQSYLKNSEVGLNVFGQFTSSSNGNGIEVKPLDSIGGQATFRHVYSPLLGYEAGYGYTRFSDRYSSYPFAIQHNVHEFEGSYLLSSPSLLGVRPFGLAGVSALLYAPTLNGGQNASAQARAAITFGVGGDFPILTSHFGLRVQYRGLYHQTPDYGDPRFKTGTWRLSSEPAVGAYLHF, encoded by the coding sequence ATGTACCGAAGCTGTTGGAAGCCATCCCTGATGTTTGCGGCGCTGCTTGTGGCGTCACTGTTTGCTCAACCGGCAAGCGCACAGAGTTACCTCAAGAACAGCGAAGTCGGGCTGAACGTCTTCGGCCAGTTCACCAGCTCATCGAACGGGAACGGCATTGAAGTGAAGCCGCTGGACTCTATCGGCGGCCAGGCGACCTTCCGCCACGTCTACAGCCCATTGCTGGGATACGAAGCCGGATACGGGTACACACGCTTCTCCGACCGCTACTCCAGCTACCCATTTGCCATACAGCACAACGTGCATGAATTCGAAGGCTCCTACCTGCTGAGTTCTCCAAGTCTTCTGGGAGTTCGGCCGTTTGGGCTTGCGGGTGTCAGCGCTCTCTTATATGCGCCGACTCTGAATGGCGGACAAAACGCAAGCGCACAAGCGCGGGCAGCGATTACGTTTGGTGTGGGAGGCGATTTCCCAATCCTGACGTCACATTTTGGCCTGCGCGTGCAGTATCGCGGCCTCTACCATCAGACTCCCGACTACGGTGACCCGAGATTCAAGACAGGAACATGGCGCCTGAGCAGCGAACCGGCTGTAGGAGCCTATCTACACTTCTAA
- a CDS encoding sugar phosphate isomerase/epimerase family protein → MAVMSLSRREFLRSSAIVAAASTVATHSLLAKAGKPSPIRLGMCSYTFREFDRAHVIQFMKELKLTDLNAKDVRDHLPMTPPEATLAAVADYKAAGITPRAVGTVYFPKDEDDDVRSRFEYAKRAGVKVIVAGDPTPETLPRIEKFVKEYDIRFALHNHGPEDKIWHSPLDVLKAVQNMDPRMGCCIDVGHTARAGVDPVEAIKAVGPRLFDVHMKDLADMKVKESQVPVGEGKMPVRQIFETLIAMKYPGYVDLEYEIHGDDPMPGATKSIGYMRGVLGEMGYVA, encoded by the coding sequence ATGGCAGTCATGTCGCTGAGCCGCCGTGAATTTCTTCGTTCGAGTGCCATTGTTGCTGCCGCCTCCACTGTTGCCACCCATTCGCTTCTTGCCAAAGCTGGAAAACCCTCACCGATCCGGCTGGGGATGTGCAGCTATACGTTTCGCGAGTTCGACCGGGCGCATGTGATCCAGTTCATGAAGGAGCTGAAACTTACCGATCTGAACGCGAAGGATGTGAGGGACCATCTGCCGATGACTCCGCCGGAGGCGACGCTGGCAGCGGTGGCCGACTACAAGGCGGCGGGCATCACGCCGCGGGCGGTGGGCACGGTTTACTTTCCCAAGGATGAGGACGATGACGTGCGCTCGCGCTTCGAGTATGCGAAGCGCGCCGGAGTGAAGGTGATCGTGGCGGGCGATCCGACGCCGGAGACGCTGCCGCGGATTGAGAAATTTGTGAAGGAGTATGACATTCGCTTCGCCCTCCACAACCACGGGCCGGAGGACAAGATCTGGCACTCGCCGCTCGATGTGCTGAAGGCCGTGCAGAACATGGACCCGCGCATGGGCTGCTGCATCGACGTGGGACATACGGCGCGCGCAGGCGTTGACCCGGTAGAAGCGATCAAGGCCGTTGGGCCGCGCCTCTTTGATGTGCACATGAAAGATCTTGCCGACATGAAAGTAAAAGAGAGCCAGGTGCCTGTGGGCGAGGGCAAGATGCCGGTGCGGCAGATCTTTGAGACGTTGATTGCGATGAAGTATCCGGGGTATGTGGATTTAGAGTACGAGATTCATGGGGATGATCCCATGCCTGGGGCGACGAAGAGTATTGGATACATGCGTGGGGTTTTGGGGGAGATGGGGTATGTGGCTTAG